A DNA window from Streptococcus parapneumoniae contains the following coding sequences:
- a CDS encoding phosphoglycerate mutase — protein MVKLVFARHGESEWNKANLFTGWADVDLSEKGTQQAIDAGKLIKEAGIEFDQAYTSVLKRAIKTTNLALEASDQLWVPVEKSWRLNERHYGGLTGKNKAEAAEQFGDEQVHIWRRSYDVLPPNMDRDDEHSAHTDRRYASLDDSVIPDAENLKVTLERALPFWEDKIAPALKDGKNVFVGAHGNSIRALVKHIKGLSDDEIMDVEIPNFPPLVFEFDEKLNVVSEYYLGK, from the coding sequence ATGGTAAAATTGGTTTTTGCTCGCCACGGTGAGTCTGAATGGAACAAAGCTAACCTTTTCACTGGTTGGGCTGATGTTGATTTGTCTGAAAAAGGTACACAACAAGCGATTGACGCTGGTAAATTGATCAAAGAAGCTGGTATCGAATTTGACCAAGCTTACACTTCAGTATTGAAACGTGCGATCAAAACAACTAACTTGGCTCTTGAAGCTTCTGACCAATTGTGGGTTCCAGTTGAAAAATCATGGCGCTTGAACGAACGTCACTACGGTGGTTTGACTGGTAAAAACAAAGCTGAAGCTGCTGAACAATTTGGTGATGAGCAAGTTCACATCTGGCGTCGTTCATACGATGTATTGCCTCCAAACATGGACCGTGATGATGAGCACTCAGCTCACACTGACCGTCGTTACGCTTCACTTGACGACTCAGTTATCCCAGATGCTGAAAACTTGAAAGTGACTTTGGAACGTGCCCTTCCATTCTGGGAAGATAAAATCGCTCCAGCTCTTAAAGATGGTAAAAACGTATTCGTAGGAGCTCACGGTAACTCAATCCGTGCCCTTGTAAAACATATCAAAGGTTTGTCAGATGACGAAATCATGGACGTGGAAATCCCTAACTTCCCACCATTGGTATTCGAATTTGACGAAAAATTGAACGTAGTTTCTGAATACTACCTTGGAAAATAA
- a CDS encoding glycosyl hydrolase family 95 catalytic domain-containing protein: protein MIRNKKQDYVLAYKQPASTTYKGWEEEALPIGNGSLGAKVFGLIGAERIQFNEKSLWSGCPLPDSSDYQGGNLQEQHNFLAEIRQALEKRDYNRAKELAEQHLVGPKTSQYGTYLSFGDIFIEFSQQGTTLSQVTNYQRQLNISKALATTSYVYKGTKFEREAFASFPDDLLVQRFTQEGLETLDFTIELSLTRDLASDGKYEQEKSDYKECKLDITDSHILMKGRVKDNDLRFASCLAWETDGDIRVWSDKIQISGASYANLFLAAKTDFAQNPASNYRKKLDLEQQVIDLVDTAKEKGYAQLKSRHIEDYQALFQRVQLDLGADVDTSTTDDLLKNYKPQEGQALEELFFQYGRYLLISSSRDCPDALPANLQGVWNAVDNPPWNSDYHLNINLQMNYWPAYVTNLLETAFPVINYIDVLRVYGRIAAARYAGIVSREGEENGWLVHTQATPFGWTAPGWDYYWGWSPAANAWMMQTVYEAYSFYRDQDYLREKIYPMLRETVRFWNAFLHKDQQAQRWVSSPSYSPEHGPISIGNTYDQSLIWQLFHDFIQAAQELGLDGALLTEVKQKFDLLNPLQINQSSRIREWYEEEEQYFQNEKVEAQHRHASHLVGLYPGNLFSYKGQEYLEAARASLNDRGDGGTGWSKANKINLWARLGDGNRAHKLLAEQLKSSTLPNLWCSHPPFQIDGNFGATSGMAEMLLQSHTAYLVPLAALPDAWSTGSVSGLMARGHFEVSMRWEDKKLLQMTILSRSGGELRVSYPGIEKSVIKLDKETIKAKCIEKDCISVATAEGNLVQFYF, encoded by the coding sequence ATGATAAGGAATAAAAAACAAGATTATGTACTGGCCTACAAGCAACCAGCGTCAACAACATATAAGGGCTGGGAAGAAGAGGCCTTACCGATAGGAAATGGTTCTTTAGGGGCAAAAGTATTTGGGCTTATAGGGGCTGAGCGGATTCAATTCAATGAAAAAAGTCTCTGGTCTGGATGTCCACTTCCTGATAGTTCAGATTATCAGGGTGGAAATCTTCAAGAACAGCATAACTTTTTAGCTGAGATTCGGCAGGCTTTGGAAAAGAGAGATTACAATCGGGCTAAGGAACTGGCTGAACAGCACCTGGTCGGGCCCAAAACGAGTCAATATGGGACCTATCTGTCCTTTGGGGATATTTTCATTGAGTTCAGCCAGCAAGGTACGACTTTGTCTCAGGTGACGAACTATCAGAGACAGCTGAATATTAGTAAGGCACTTGCGACGACTTCTTATGTCTATAAGGGAACGAAATTTGAACGTGAAGCCTTTGCCAGTTTTCCAGATGATCTCTTGGTTCAGCGCTTTACTCAGGAAGGGTTGGAAACTCTAGATTTTACTATAGAACTATCCTTGACCCGTGATTTGGCTTCTGATGGAAAGTATGAACAGGAAAAATCTGATTACAAGGAATGCAAGTTGGATATTACTGATTCTCATATTTTGATGAAGGGGAGGGTTAAGGACAATGACCTGCGGTTTGCTAGCTGTTTAGCTTGGGAAACGGATGGAGACATTAGAGTCTGGTCAGATAAGATTCAGATATCAGGAGCCAGTTATGCCAATCTCTTCTTGGCGGCTAAGACAGATTTTGCCCAAAATCCTGCTAGTAATTATCGCAAGAAACTAGATTTAGAGCAACAGGTGATAGACTTGGTGGACACAGCTAAAGAAAAGGGCTATGCCCAATTGAAATCAAGGCATATTGAGGACTACCAAGCATTATTCCAGCGTGTTCAATTGGATTTGGGAGCTGATGTAGACACATCCACTACAGATGATTTGTTAAAAAATTATAAGCCACAAGAGGGGCAGGCTTTGGAGGAGTTGTTCTTCCAGTATGGACGGTATTTATTGATTAGTTCTTCTAGAGACTGTCCGGATGCTCTACCAGCTAACCTACAGGGAGTCTGGAATGCGGTCGATAATCCTCCTTGGAATTCGGACTATCACCTGAATATCAACCTGCAGATGAATTATTGGCCAGCCTATGTTACCAATCTCCTAGAGACGGCCTTTCCGGTTATCAACTATATCGATGTTTTGCGTGTCTATGGTCGCATAGCGGCTGCAAGGTATGCAGGAATCGTCTCTCGGGAAGGAGAGGAGAATGGTTGGTTGGTTCATACTCAAGCGACTCCTTTTGGCTGGACGGCACCTGGTTGGGATTACTATTGGGGTTGGTCACCAGCTGCCAATGCGTGGATGATGCAAACTGTTTATGAAGCCTATTCATTTTATAGGGACCAAGACTATCTCAGGGAGAAAATTTATCCCATGTTGAGGGAAACGGTTCGTTTTTGGAATGCCTTTTTACATAAGGATCAGCAGGCGCAGCGTTGGGTGTCTTCTCCGTCTTATTCGCCAGAACATGGGCCGATTTCGATTGGCAATACCTATGACCAATCTCTGATTTGGCAGTTATTTCATGATTTTATTCAGGCTGCTCAAGAATTGGGACTGGATGGGGCTTTGTTGACTGAGGTCAAGCAGAAGTTTGACTTGCTTAATCCTCTTCAAATCAATCAATCTAGTCGAATCAGGGAGTGGTATGAGGAGGAAGAGCAGTATTTTCAAAATGAGAAAGTGGAGGCCCAACATCGGCATGCTTCCCATCTGGTGGGACTCTATCCTGGCAATCTCTTTAGCTATAAGGGGCAGGAGTATCTTGAAGCCGCGCGTGCTAGTCTCAATGATCGTGGAGATGGGGGCACAGGTTGGTCCAAGGCTAATAAGATCAATCTCTGGGCGCGTTTGGGAGATGGCAATCGAGCCCATAAATTATTAGCAGAGCAGTTAAAGTCATCCACCTTGCCAAATCTTTGGTGTAGCCATCCTCCTTTTCAGATAGATGGTAATTTTGGTGCTACTAGTGGCATGGCAGAAATGTTGCTCCAGTCTCATACAGCTTATCTGGTACCTCTAGCTGCCCTACCTGATGCATGGTCAACAGGTTCCGTTTCAGGCTTAATGGCACGTGGACATTTTGAAGTGAGCATGAGGTGGGAGGATAAAAAACTCTTACAGATGACCATTTTATCAAGAAGTGGAGGAGAATTGAGAGTCTCTTATCCAGGTATTGAGAAGAGTGTGATTAAATTGGATAAAGAAACAATAAAAGCGAAATGCATAGAGAAAGATTGTATTTCGGTAGCAACAGCAGAAGGCAATCTGGTTCAATTTTATTTTTAA
- a CDS encoding ZmpA/ZmpB/ZmpC family metallo-endopeptidase: MRQTNVRGSLSLRGFRKLRTGAIVATGVILLGLGFLAPTVSASEQDGVWVARTVEEVKADLQKEGDLFKYVIKWGDTLSVISEASNIPVDVLQEMNQASGKNLFLPHNELYFTEAETVSDTVTKHKIVIKESGASGEVRTYEVLLKKDQETKAVTFELTDVTEKVEKMTVNYSLVYQPVSAPVVERAEESGEEPASEAPAETSPEVKEETEAPVAPKAEEPTVTTPKAEKPVSPAPTESAPEVEKPAEPKEAESTPEGTFTGTAESAPDSTELVANGASGRTEGASEVTPGVTGKETEESGTEAPTTPKEDTPEGTVSEGETGTESAELAEPKTEAPTTPENKEEQPGATEAPEPKVTESEAAKPAPKEAGTTAGNEVKETEEAGTGSEVATTGAPAAEGSSEATLGSTEEASGTTPKAEVSEAPVVEATTSGEQSQPAEETPAPSKPETPASTEAATEATTSSEVGNAEETSVEETGKQDSATNTPSAESKEEAVTTPEATEKEAKAEESAEPGTSATVESTPAGEEGKAEATEEAEEPGIIAEATPAPKESGEEGKAEDSVSSTESSSTASEGESTATQPAVEEETDSTSEAEELATTETATAPKAEEPEAATPASEVPSESESKEEDSSAGDTTVTEEQPASETVSEGGLPATQPAGEENKSEPTSETSTIPSVDATNDSGNSESSPSVTEGNKEETNSQNTEASTVNENSESSNSDSEKPQGDEPAVQVGSDPTASTEGTSTGKEESAPKAEEKQVDKKLELRNISNVELFTVENNKYRHVTSFDTVPNNPSNYFMKVKSEKFKDVMLPVSSITSVRRDNQEVYKIVGRANDLIQHENDSTVENYTYYLPKTINSENEVYTSFKNLVEAMNRNLHGTFRLGATMDAREVELSDGQESYINQEFSGTLIGTNNDKNYAIYNLKKPLFKVLNHAAIQDLSIKEANVSLKEDAATIAKEANNGTTITNVHSSGVIAGERSIGGLVSKVTDSTISNSSFTGRITNTYNTNATYQIGGLVGKLSGVGALIENSISSIDMATNANQGDQTVGGIAGVVDRSARISNSYVEGNLNNVKPFGKVGGVVGNLWDNSGEVENSGRLSDVLSDVNVTNGNAIAGYDFNGIKATNTYSNKNNKVVKVVQVDDEVLSKDSEEQRGTVLEADEINVKKAQLVPKNNIKTEDFNFSSKYGTDYSKLKDVDVSRLRVYKNIEKLLPFYNRETIVKYGNLVDTNNALYTKDLVSVVSMHDKEVISDINKHKASINKLLLHYSDNTSQTLDIKYLQDFSKVAEYEITNTKLIYTPNTLLHNYNNIVKSVLNDLKSVQYNSADVRKVLDISNDIKLTELYLDEQFDKTKANIEDTLSKLLSADAAIAVNNNSIIDNYVVEKIKNNKEALLLGLTYLERWYNFKYDNASAKDLVLYHLDFFGKSNSSALDNVIELGKSGFNNLLAKNNVITYNVLLSKNYGTKSLFEALEKYRKVLVPNKTNNEWFKEQSKAYIVEEKSTIPEVSEKQSKEGTKYSIGVYDRLTSPSWKYQSMVLPLLTLPEKSVFMIANISTIGFGAYDRYRSSEYPKGEKLNKFVEDNAKEAAKRFRDHYDYWYKILDTKNKDKLFRSILVYDSFRFGNDKDKNTSQADFETDHPAIKHFFGPAGNNVVHNGHGAYATGDAFYYMAYRMLDKAGAVTYTHEMTHNSDREIYLGGYGRRNGLGPEFYAKGLLQAPDHPDDATITINSVLKYDEAENANRLQVKNPTQRFNNAEDLRKYMHNLFDLVYTLEKLEGEAVVNLGANEKGELLRKIENEYKPDPDGNDVYATNVVRRLKPDELNKLTSFNSLIENDIITRRGYIDEGEYKRNGYYTINLFSPIYSALSSDKGTPGDLMARRMAFELLAAKGYKEGMVPYISNQYENEVKANGSKINSYGKEVGLVTDKLVLNKIFNNQYSSWADFKKAMYKERENKFNNLTNISFINPNNWGRQETITIDSIAKLRNIIKEAVQADATNYASILYPKESSKVYKLKKAIFKAYLDKTDDFRSSIFDEENKFTN; the protein is encoded by the coding sequence ATGAGACAAACAAATGTTAGAGGAAGCTTGTCCCTCCGTGGCTTTAGAAAATTGAGAACAGGTGCAATTGTTGCGACAGGTGTCATTTTGCTAGGTCTGGGCTTTTTAGCTCCAACTGTGTCAGCCAGTGAACAAGATGGTGTCTGGGTAGCCAGAACAGTTGAGGAAGTGAAAGCTGACCTTCAAAAAGAAGGTGATTTATTTAAGTATGTCATTAAGTGGGGAGATACATTAAGTGTTATCAGCGAAGCAAGCAATATCCCGGTAGATGTACTCCAAGAAATGAATCAAGCTTCAGGTAAGAATTTATTCTTACCACACAATGAATTGTACTTTACTGAAGCTGAAACGGTTTCAGATACAGTCACAAAACACAAGATTGTCATCAAAGAAAGTGGTGCAAGTGGCGAAGTTCGCACTTACGAAGTCTTGCTCAAGAAAGATCAGGAAACAAAAGCTGTTACCTTTGAATTAACAGATGTCACTGAGAAAGTTGAAAAAATGACTGTGAACTATAGCCTAGTTTATCAGCCTGTATCAGCACCAGTAGTGGAAAGAGCGGAAGAATCGGGTGAAGAACCTGCTTCAGAAGCACCAGCAGAGACAAGCCCAGAAGTTAAAGAAGAAACAGAAGCTCCAGTAGCACCAAAAGCAGAAGAGCCAACTGTAACAACGCCAAAAGCAGAAAAACCAGTGTCTCCAGCACCAACAGAATCAGCGCCAGAGGTAGAAAAACCAGCTGAGCCTAAAGAAGCAGAATCAACACCTGAAGGAACATTTACAGGAACAGCAGAATCAGCACCAGATTCAACAGAATTAGTGGCAAATGGAGCTTCAGGAAGAACAGAAGGGGCTTCAGAAGTAACTCCAGGAGTAACAGGAAAAGAAACTGAAGAATCAGGAACAGAAGCACCTACAACTCCAAAAGAAGATACACCTGAAGGAACAGTTTCAGAAGGAGAAACAGGAACAGAGTCAGCAGAATTGGCTGAACCAAAAACAGAAGCACCTACAACTCCAGAAAATAAAGAAGAACAACCAGGTGCAACAGAAGCACCGGAACCAAAAGTAACAGAGTCCGAGGCAGCGAAACCAGCTCCAAAAGAAGCAGGAACAACAGCAGGAAATGAAGTAAAAGAAACTGAAGAAGCAGGAACAGGTTCAGAAGTAGCTACAACAGGTGCACCAGCAGCGGAAGGAAGTTCAGAAGCGACTCTAGGTTCAACAGAAGAAGCTTCAGGAACAACACCAAAAGCAGAAGTTTCAGAAGCACCAGTGGTAGAGGCTACAACTTCAGGAGAACAAAGCCAACCAGCAGAAGAAACTCCAGCACCATCAAAACCAGAAACCCCAGCTTCAACAGAAGCAGCTACAGAGGCTACAACTTCAAGTGAAGTAGGCAATGCAGAAGAAACCTCTGTTGAGGAGACAGGAAAACAAGATAGCGCAACAAATACACCGTCAGCTGAGTCTAAAGAAGAAGCGGTAACAACACCAGAAGCAACAGAAAAAGAAGCAAAAGCAGAAGAGTCAGCAGAACCAGGAACATCTGCAACTGTGGAATCAACACCAGCAGGAGAAGAAGGTAAAGCCGAAGCAACGGAAGAAGCTGAAGAACCAGGAATAATAGCAGAAGCAACCCCAGCACCAAAAGAATCAGGAGAAGAAGGTAAAGCGGAGGATTCAGTTTCTTCAACTGAATCTTCATCAACTGCTTCTGAAGGGGAGTCAACAGCTACGCAGCCAGCTGTAGAAGAAGAAACAGATTCAACATCGGAAGCTGAAGAACTTGCAACTACGGAAACAGCAACAGCACCAAAAGCGGAAGAGCCAGAGGCGGCAACCCCAGCTTCAGAAGTACCATCAGAATCAGAGTCGAAAGAAGAAGATTCATCTGCAGGGGATACAACAGTTACAGAAGAACAGCCGGCTTCAGAAACTGTCTCTGAAGGTGGGTTACCAGCTACACAACCAGCTGGAGAAGAAAATAAATCCGAACCAACGTCAGAAACTTCAACTATTCCATCTGTAGATGCTACAAATGATTCAGGTAATTCAGAGTCATCACCTTCAGTAACAGAAGGCAATAAAGAAGAAACAAATTCACAAAATACTGAAGCTTCGACTGTGAACGAAAACTCAGAATCATCTAATTCAGATTCAGAAAAACCACAGGGTGATGAACCAGCTGTACAAGTAGGATCAGACCCAACAGCGTCAACAGAAGGAACATCTACAGGAAAAGAAGAATCAGCACCAAAAGCAGAAGAAAAACAAGTCGACAAGAAACTAGAGCTTAGGAATATTTCAAATGTGGAATTATTTACAGTAGAAAATAATAAATATCGACATGTAACCTCATTTGATACGGTTCCAAATAATCCTAGTAACTACTTTATGAAAGTAAAATCAGAGAAGTTTAAAGATGTGATGTTACCTGTCTCAAGTATTACAAGTGTCAGAAGAGATAATCAAGAAGTATATAAAATTGTTGGTCGAGCAAATGATTTAATTCAACATGAAAATGATAGTACTGTAGAAAATTATACTTATTATTTACCAAAAACTATTAATAGTGAAAACGAAGTTTATACATCATTTAAAAATCTAGTAGAAGCAATGAATAGAAATTTACATGGTACGTTTCGTTTAGGAGCAACTATGGATGCTCGTGAAGTAGAACTTTCGGATGGTCAAGAAAGTTATATAAATCAAGAATTTAGTGGTACATTAATAGGTACAAACAATGATAAGAACTATGCTATATATAACTTGAAAAAACCGTTATTTAAAGTTTTAAATCATGCTGCTATTCAAGATCTTTCAATAAAAGAAGCTAATGTTTCTTTGAAAGAAGATGCTGCTACAATAGCGAAAGAGGCGAATAATGGTACTACAATTACAAATGTTCATTCATCAGGTGTAATTGCTGGTGAGCGTAGCATTGGTGGTTTGGTTTCAAAAGTAACTGACTCTACAATTTCTAATAGTAGTTTTACAGGTAGAATAACAAATACTTATAATACAAATGCTACTTATCAAATAGGTGGTTTAGTTGGCAAACTTTCAGGTGTTGGTGCTTTAATAGAAAACTCAATTTCATCTATCGATATGGCGACAAACGCTAATCAAGGGGACCAAACAGTTGGTGGTATAGCTGGGGTTGTTGATAGAAGTGCTAGAATTAGTAATAGTTACGTTGAAGGAAATCTTAACAATGTGAAGCCTTTTGGTAAAGTAGGAGGAGTTGTAGGTAATCTTTGGGATAATTCAGGTGAAGTTGAAAATTCAGGTCGACTATCTGATGTATTAAGCGATGTCAATGTTACTAACGGTAATGCTATTGCTGGTTATGATTTTAATGGTATAAAAGCAACTAACACTTATAGTAATAAAAATAATAAGGTGGTAAAAGTAGTTCAAGTAGATGACGAAGTACTTAGTAAAGATTCTGAAGAGCAAAGAGGAACTGTGCTAGAAGCGGATGAGATTAATGTGAAAAAAGCTCAACTTGTTCCTAAAAATAATATTAAAACTGAGGACTTTAATTTCTCTTCTAAATATGGAACGGATTATAGTAAATTAAAAGATGTTGATGTTTCTAGGTTAAGGGTATATAAAAATATAGAAAAATTACTGCCATTTTATAACAGAGAGACTATTGTTAAGTATGGTAATTTAGTGGATACTAATAATGCTTTATATACTAAGGATCTTGTGTCTGTAGTTTCAATGCATGACAAAGAAGTAATTTCTGATATTAATAAACATAAAGCTAGTATTAATAAGTTGTTACTACATTATTCAGATAATACTTCTCAAACATTAGATATAAAATATCTACAAGATTTCTCTAAAGTAGCAGAATACGAAATAACTAATACAAAATTAATATACACACCTAATACGTTATTACATAATTACAATAATATTGTAAAATCTGTTTTAAATGATCTGAAATCTGTTCAATATAATTCAGCTGATGTTAGAAAAGTATTAGATATTTCTAATGATATAAAATTAACAGAATTATATCTAGATGAACAGTTCGATAAAACAAAAGCAAATATTGAAGATACTTTATCAAAACTTCTTTCTGCAGATGCGGCAATAGCTGTAAATAATAATTCGATAATAGATAATTATGTAGTAGAAAAAATTAAGAATAATAAAGAGGCGTTGCTTTTAGGTTTAACATATCTTGAACGTTGGTATAATTTTAAATATGATAATGCAAGTGCAAAAGATTTAGTATTATATCATTTAGATTTCTTTGGTAAATCTAATAGTTCTGCATTAGATAATGTTATTGAGCTAGGTAAATCAGGATTTAACAATTTATTAGCTAAAAATAATGTAATTACTTATAATGTATTATTATCAAAAAATTATGGAACTAAGAGTTTATTTGAGGCATTGGAAAAATATAGAAAAGTTTTAGTGCCGAATAAAACAAATAACGAATGGTTTAAAGAACAATCTAAAGCTTATATAGTAGAAGAAAAATCTACAATTCCTGAAGTAAGCGAAAAACAATCTAAGGAAGGGACGAAGTATTCTATTGGAGTATATGATAGATTAACTAGCCCTTCTTGGAAATATCAAAGTATGGTGTTACCGTTATTAACACTACCTGAAAAATCAGTGTTTATGATAGCGAATATTTCAACTATAGGATTTGGAGCCTATGACAGATATAGAAGTTCAGAATATCCTAAGGGAGAAAAATTAAATAAATTTGTAGAAGATAATGCAAAAGAAGCGGCTAAACGCTTTAGAGATCATTATGATTATTGGTACAAAATACTAGATACGAAAAATAAAGACAAATTGTTTAGAAGTATTTTGGTATATGATTCTTTCAGATTTGGTAATGATAAAGATAAAAATACTAGTCAAGCAGATTTTGAAACTGATCATCCAGCAATAAAACATTTCTTCGGTCCTGCGGGGAATAATGTTGTTCATAATGGACACGGAGCATATGCTACGGGAGATGCGTTCTACTATATGGCTTATCGTATGCTTGATAAGGCTGGCGCAGTAACATATACTCATGAAATGACACATAACTCAGATAGAGAAATTTATCTTGGAGGATATGGAAGAAGAAATGGGCTTGGACCAGAGTTTTATGCAAAAGGATTATTACAAGCTCCCGATCATCCAGATGATGCAACAATCACGATAAACTCTGTATTGAAATATGATGAAGCGGAAAATGCTAATAGACTACAAGTGAAAAATCCAACTCAACGATTTAATAATGCAGAAGACTTGCGTAAATATATGCATAACTTATTCGATTTAGTTTATACACTTGAAAAATTAGAAGGAGAAGCAGTAGTTAACTTAGGTGCCAATGAGAAAGGTGAGCTATTAAGGAAAATAGAGAATGAGTATAAACCTGATCCTGATGGAAATGATGTTTATGCAACGAATGTAGTCCGTAGATTAAAACCTGATGAGCTTAATAAGTTAACCTCTTTCAATAGTTTAATAGAAAACGATATAATCACAAGAAGAGGGTATATTGATGAAGGTGAGTATAAACGAAATGGATACTACACAATCAATCTTTTCTCGCCAATATATTCTGCCTTAAGTAGTGATAAAGGGACTCCGGGTGATTTAATGGCTCGTCGTATGGCATTTGAACTATTAGCTGCAAAAGGATATAAAGAAGGTATGGTACCATATATTTCTAACCAATATGAAAATGAAGTGAAAGCTAATGGAAGTAAAATTAATTCATACGGTAAAGAAGTAGGATTGGTAACTGATAAATTAGTGCTTAATAAGATATTTAATAACCAGTATTCATCTTGGGCTGATTTTAAAAAAGCTATGTATAAAGAACGAGAAAATAAATTTAATAACTTAACAAATATTAGCTTTATAAATCCTAATAATTGGGGACGTCAAGAGACGATAACTATTGATAGTATTGCTAAGTTAAGAAATATAATTAAAGAAGCGGTTCAGGCGGATGCTACTAATTATGCTTCAATATTATATCCAAAAGAAAGTAGTAAAGTTTACAAACTTAAAAAAGCTATTTTCAAAGCTTATCTAGATAAAACTGATGATTTTAGAAGTTCAATTTTTGATGAGGAAAATAAATTTACTAATTAG
- a CDS encoding ABC transporter ATP-binding protein has protein sequence MAYIEMKHCYKRYQVGDTEIVANRDVNFEIEKGELVIILGASGAGKSTVLNLLGGMDTNDEGEIWIDGANIADYSSHQRTNYRRNDVGFVFQFYNLVSNLTAKENVELASEIVTDALDPEQVLTDVGLAHRLNNFPAQLSGGEQQRVSIARAVAKNPKILLCDEPTGALDYQTGKQVLKILQDMSRQKGATVIIVTHNGALAPIADRVIHMHDASVKDVVINQHPQDIDSLEY, from the coding sequence ATGGCTTATATTGAGATGAAACACTGTTACAAGCGTTATCAGGTTGGGGACACGGAGATTGTGGCCAATCGTGATGTGAATTTTGAGATTGAGAAGGGTGAATTGGTTATTATCCTTGGTGCATCTGGTGCAGGTAAGTCAACAGTTCTCAATCTCCTAGGGGGAATGGATACCAATGATGAGGGGGAAATCTGGATTGATGGTGCCAATATTGCAGACTATAGTTCCCACCAGCGAACCAATTACCGCCGCAATGATGTCGGTTTTGTTTTTCAGTTTTATAACCTAGTTTCCAATTTGACTGCTAAGGAAAATGTGGAACTGGCTTCTGAAATCGTGACGGATGCCTTGGATCCTGAACAGGTCTTGACAGATGTAGGTCTGGCTCATCGTCTCAATAACTTTCCAGCTCAGCTTTCTGGAGGGGAGCAACAGCGAGTCTCCATTGCACGCGCGGTAGCCAAAAATCCTAAAATTCTCCTTTGTGACGAACCGACAGGTGCCTTGGATTATCAGACGGGCAAGCAGGTTTTGAAAATCCTCCAAGATATGTCTCGTCAAAAGGGAGCGACGGTGATTATCGTGACTCACAATGGAGCTTTGGCGCCCATTGCTGATCGCGTGATTCATATGCACGATGCCAGTGTCAAGGATGTGGTGATCAACCAGCATCCTCAGGATATCGATAGTTTGGAGTACTAG